One genomic window of Branchiostoma floridae strain S238N-H82 chromosome 4, Bfl_VNyyK, whole genome shotgun sequence includes the following:
- the LOC118414282 gene encoding uncharacterized protein LOC118414282 isoform X1 has protein sequence METMVNGDTDDSDAEVQSLEEESGKPSIPSHLHFDLSDRCLSHLSVGVCKMEDIQSLDLRSNYLTSIPDDIENLRNLKVLNLSGNRIVEYSFLSKLRTLVELDLSNQNLRSIPEEVFNIHSLEILRVANNDITEIPKSILKLKGLRILDVSGNRISSFPISTLGTLKELYISRVQLQTIPEEVFALEELEVLDISNNKVKYLPVKLGKLYRLRVLKLGGNNVCSFEVMPALQCLQELDLSDMRLKSIPKEVFYLTNLKTLKLNNNKIRTIPADIERPMALQTLLLDNNKISSVSEVLDKMKFLRHLSLSNNNLTDSGFPVDDVDIISLEHLNLDGNKLTAIPTCVYQAQKLVCLSAEGNRIRVLPEEIAGLKDIRVLKLKNNRIRQVADDVAELCEIRHLDLSENRLNGIHPSILEMRHMESLDLSKNRVIKIPREISHLRRLQTLKLRGTDLREVNEELFTIDDLRELDIGQNPRMFISEKVSKLRCLKTLSLDGCRLSGLPRELFELPNLEVLDISDNDIRTIPTAIENLKKLKVLRANRLFLDSVPYSILGLCKLRCLFLQGNRIQKISESISMLKELQVLDLSDNKIRRIPAQLGEISTLQSVNVERNWVTDLTPICRLKYLETLNIGSNGLYSLPGNLVELSQLKHLRASHNRLTSLPEQFGKLSRLKVLDLTKNNIESLPDSLSSLNALSVLRLASNDMSSFPTEVCGINTLTDIDLSSNKIPSLPFGVGLLENVEALNLSKNKLPDDMHDFISQMTSLKHLDLSQTGMTKVPETISRLEELEYLNISSNKLQYIPSEMFELPFLEELDASDNVLKELPVDAVQESDVERLLLGGNHLDELSRNINTLMYLERLDLSRNNLRDLPESLSFLPCLEILNLSGNRLRHFPPEFSGLMLEVLDLSDNGLRFVPREVTDMLSLQTLNISRNRIKVIGDRMCQLDSLVDLDISRNSVTSIPENICLLANMERLTASHNNISSIIRDVCELPNLEYLDLRHNQLEKVPTDIGSLSQLRVLLLSGNKIAYVTAIDLAKAVELVLLDLSRNLLTSIPSSVCQSASLRVLKLNENKIEGVPTYISRATGLTELQLRGNRIFVVCREISELHNLRKVDLSYNHLSTLPLSICHMSNLEALDISHNRIYYLSSDVQKMKKIRTFRAVGNKIHQLPEQILKLDRLEHVVLHDNNINLLPSVMPPNVVTLDLSCNGISRLGSSLGRMQNLEVLNLADNRVDSCRGVFGPNTFPSLRVLTVRNNAIMALPNIGHLRSLTSLDATANSISDLVDLCNASDLRVLKVDNNLITEVPDEIAKLEHIELLSLSGNWLDDLSPHLSELSKIRRLVFNSCMLTEVPPEVGELRTLRSIELKDNELADFPDVLLYLPHLANVALDGNKLDIIPDEVRRFESLKIMSLSRNNIETLPSTLCHVNNLQWLDVRKNKLTTLPADIVRLEDPTILTSGNCLVSPPQEVCDQGFSAITSFFEETGRSDAVLRPRLKVILLGSILAGKSSLRKSLVNNSPFLTDVEARTHGVELESVKVEDIELLLYDTGGHEVYAHTYKFFLDAASLHVLTINLRHYSRNNFFNEVGGWLVALAARVPGANVLIVGTHTDLCSMEDVQMKSEDILFQIRKMERDGVRELEKQIGSIADILDESTDNDDIGDIPSDGSLQQKQKHLTHLLINRLNIIPNMVTISSKTFSGIPHLREKLVDIAKSRNIFPNIYREIPASWSRLEDALEANRRTSPGRVYLTVAEFARIAKQSAELKGKDAIKAALTYLDCSGSLLYSPEVGPYVFHNPLLLMDAFKMVFEHEPEELLDFGNPVFSEFGHFDKFSFARAKRDFLGQAVLSRDMLNCLLSILKVDAEVVDALIGLMKLFGLCFSMRPRKNQDSNELLRFPYFLQDETFEDYQENWPVTLPVGMKQIEIEFLLHKLCPPGLFETLCARINPYAMYRIDWVNGVYGRADGRHLLIVREILDDHTSVAIAVRGARDDVTGLWRLLVPVLNEMETLLGSWPGLRYDRFVVCPGCLETGMQYPQRLDGGILNQAHDKRTARIVCQGCDNKGEHLVDPDLLFPPSSGEHVEDFDLFFSLCFERLEKKPNKASTRTPKHEGAAAKKTARRRHDSVPKTYVLPSYMFLDGDDDFMTFDVDVDINVDEPPNVAISTSSGSTTEWSHTEGDISDDELWHPGEDPLKNTGTTDRVDCGQETEMAYDLHGMSLKATKDASSHGDSFLSLSLPSLTDDKDDDFSCEPMEMASSTDEENEAVTQNIQNWDNLSVQSYDEAMAPYYVPYDGDVLHDMDIRRSGHYRPKCLLM, from the exons ATGGAGACCATGGTCAATGGTGACACTGACGACAGCGATGCTGAAGTTCAAAGCTTAGAGGAGGAAAGCGGCAAACCCTCCATTCCTTCACACTTACACTTTGACCTCTCCGATCGCTGCCTCAGCCACCTTTCAGTCGGTGTCTGTAAGATGGAGGACATTCAGTCTCTAGACCTTCGCAGCAACTATTTGACCTCTATCCCAGACGACATCGAGAATCTCCGAAATCTGAAGGTTCTCAATCTCAGCGGCAACAGGATCGTTGAGTATTCTTTCCTGTCAAAGTTAAGAACATTAGTCGAACTTGATCTATCAAACCAAAACCTGAGAAGTATTCCCGAAGAAGTATTCAATATACATTCTCTAGAAATTCTTCGCGTAGCCAACAACGACATTACTGAAATCCCCAAGAGCATCTTGAAGTTGAAAGGCCTCCGCATCTTAGATGTCTCCGGAAATCGCATTTCGTCGTTTCCAATTTCGACCCTGGGCACCCTGAAGGAGTTGTACATCTCCCGCGTGCAGCTGCAGACGATCCCGGAAGAAGTGTTTGCCCTGGAAGAGCTGGAGGTGCTAGACATTTCAAATAACAAAGTAAAGTATCTACCCGTCAAGCTTGGTAAACTGTACAGACTTCGAGTACTCAAGCTTGGCGGAAATAACGTTTGTTCCTTCGAAGTCATGCCTGCTTTGCAATGTCTACAAGAACTTGATCTTTCAGATATGAGGCTTAAGTCCATTCCAAAGGAAGTGTTTTACCTGACGAACTTGAAGACGCTGAAACTGAACAACAATAAAATCAGAACAATACCGGCGGACATAGAAAGGCCCATGGCCTTACAAACTCTGCTTCTGGACAACAACAAGATATCCAGCGTCTCCGAGGTGCTCGACAAGATGAAGTTCCTGCGTCACTTATCACTTAGCAACAACAACCTGACAGACTCGGGGTTCCCTGTCGATGACGTGGACATTATTAGCCTTGAGCACTTGAATCTGGACGGGAACAAGCTCACAGCGATCCCGACATGCGTCTATCAGGCACAGAAGCTGGTCTGTTTGAGCGCTGAGGGAAACAGGATAAGGGTCCTACCGGAAGAAATAGCAGGCCTGAAAGATATTCGGGTTCTAAAACTCAAGAACAACAGAATCCGACAGGTTGCTGATGACGTCGCAGAACTGTGTGAAATACGTCATCTAGATCTCAGCGAAAACAGACTGAACGGCATTCATCCATCTATACTCGAGATGAGACATATGGAAAGTCTGGACCTGAGTAAGAACCGGGTCATTAAAATTCCCCGCGAAATCTCCCATCTACGGCGACTACAGACACTCAAACTCAGAGGCACAGATCTAAGGGAAGTTAACGAAGAACTATTCACTATCGATGATTTGAGAGAGCTGGACATTGGACAAAATCCTAGAATGTTCATCTCAGAAAAAGTCTCAAAACTGAGGTGTTTAAAAACGCTTAGTCTCGATGGTTGTCGTCTGAGCGGGCTTCCCCGAGAGTTATTCGAACTCCCAAACTTGGAAGTACTCGACATCAGTGACAACGATATTCGCACTATCCCCACAGCGATTGAAAACTTAAAGAAGTTGAAGGTTCTGCGTGCAAACCGACTGTTCTTAGATAGTGTGCCATATTCTATTTTAGGTCTCTGCAAGCTCAGGTGTCTCTTTCTTCAAGGCAATAGAATCCAAAAGATATCTGAGAGTATCTCCATGCTAAAGGAACTACAAGTGTTGGACCTCTCCGACAACAAGATCCGAAGGATTCCTGCTCAGCTCGGAGAAATCAGTACCCTTCAAAGCGTCAATGTCGAGCGGAACTGGGTCACAGACCTGACGCCTATCTGTAGACTGAAGTACCTCGAGACTCTGAACATCGGAAGCAACGGCCTCTACTCCTTACCAGGGAACCTCGTCGAGCTTTCCCAACTTAAGCACCTAAGAGCAAGCCACAACAGGTTAACCAGTCTGCCAGAACAGTTCGGGAAGCTCAGCAGACTAAAGGTCTTAGATCTTACTAAGAACAACATTGAGAGCCTCCCGGACTCCCTCTCAAGTCTCAATGCCCTTTCAGTTCTCCGCCTTGCCTCCAATGACATGTCGTCATTTCCGACAGAGGTGTGTGGGATCAACACCCTGACGGACATTGACCTTTCTAGCAACAAGATACCCTCGTTACCGTTCGGCGTAGGTCTGTTAGAAAATGTGGAGGCCCTAAATCTGAGCAAAAACAAGCTACCAGATGACATGCATGATTTCATCAGTCAGATGACTAGTCTCAAACATCTTGACTTAAGCCAGACTGGCATGACAAAGGTACCCGAAACCATTTCGCGTCTGGAGGAGCTCGAATATCTCAACATCTCTAGTAACAAGTTGCAATACATTCCGTCCGAGATGTTCGAGCTTCCTTTCCTTGAAGAACTCGATGCTAGTGACAACGTCCTGAAGGAATTGCCAGTAGACGCTGTACAGGAGAGTGACGTAGAGCGGTTACTGCTCGGAGGAAACCACCTTGATGAGTTGTCCCGAAACATCAACACGCTGATGTACCTAGAGCGGCTTGATCTCAGTCGCAATAATCTCCGAGACTTGCCAGAAAGTCTCAGCTTCCTACCTTGCCTGGAAATCCTCAATCTATCCGGCAACCGACTCAGGCACTTTCCGCCGGAATTCTCTGGGCTGATGCTCGAGGTTCTTGACTTGTCCGACAATGGGCTTAGATTCGTGCCGAGGGAGGTCACAGATATGCTTTCCTTGCAAACATTGAACATCAGTCGCAACAGGATCAAAGTTATAGGAGACAGAATGTGTCAGTTGGACAGTTTGGTAGACTTAGACATCAGCAGGAATAGCGTAACCAGCATCCCAgaaaacatctgtcttctcgcCAACATGGAGAGACTAACTGCGTCCCACAACAACATCTCTTCGATCATACGGGACGTTTGCGAGCTGCCTAACCTCGAGTACTTGGACCTTCGCCACAACCAACTAGAAAAGGTTCCGACTGACATTGGCAGTCTATCACAGCTTCGCGTGCTATTGCTCAGTGGGAACAAAATCGCCTACGTAACGGCGATCGACCTGGCCAAGGCTGTAGAGCTCGTCCTGTTGGATCTAAGCCGGAATCTTTTGACCTCCATACCGAGCAGTGTGTGTCAGTCGGCGTCTCTCCGAGTCCTGAAACTCAACGAAAACAAGATAGAGGGCGTCCCTACATACATATCGCGTGCGACCGGCCTGACTGAACTGCAGCTCCGCGGAAACAGGATCTTCGTAGTGTGCCGAGAGATCTCCGAGCTGCACAATCTGCGGAAAGTTGATCTTTCGTACAACCATCTGTCCACGTTGCCACTGTCTATCTGCCACATGAGCAACCTGGAAGCTCTTGACATTAGTCACAACAGGATATACTACTTGTCTTCAGACGTTCAAAAGATGAAGAAGATCAGGACTTTTAGAGCAGTCGGAAATAAGATCCACCAGCTTCCGGAACAGATCCTCAAGCTAGACCGACTAGAACATGTCGTCCTACATGACAACAATATCAACCTGTTACCGAGTGTCATGCCCCCTAACGTGGTAACACTGGACCTCAGCTGTAACGGCATCTCCCGATTGGGGTCAAGTTTGGGACGAATGCAAAATCTCGAAGTACTGAACTTGGCTGACAACAGAGTAGACAGCTGCAGAGGTGTGTTCGGTCCGAACACCTTCCCTAGTCTTCGCGTTCTGACTGTGAGAAATAACGCTATCATGGCTCTGCCCAACATAGGTCACTTGCGGTCtcttacgtctttggacgcaacAGCCAACAGCATTTCGGACCTCGTAGACCTTTGCAATGCTTCAGATCTCCGGGTGCTGAAGGTCGACAACAATCTCATCACAGAAGTTCCCGACGAAATCGCGAAGTTAGAACACATTGAGCTTCTGTCACTAAGTGGAAATTGGCTGGATGATTTGTCACCGCACTTGTCCGAGCTTTCCAAGATTCGCCGCCTTGTATTCAACAGCTGTATGCTCACAGAGGTTCCTCCGGAGGTAGGGGAGCTTCGCACTCTCAGGAGTATTGAGCTAAAAGACAACGAACTGGCAGACTTTCCTGATGTTCTTTTGTACTTGCCGCACCTTGCAAACGTCGCATTAGACGGCAACAAGCTTGACATCATCCCAGACGAAGTGCGACGATTCGAGAGTCTTAAGATTATGAGTCTCTCCAGAAACAACATAGAAACTCTGCCGAGTACACTCTGTCATGTCAACAATCTGCAGTGGTTAGATGTCAGGAAAAACAAGTTAACGACTCTACCGGCAGACATCGTACGACTGGAGGATCCTACGATCTTAACGTCGGGAAACTGCTTGGTTAGCCCTCCACAGGAAGTGTGCGACCAGGGCTTCTCCGCCATTACCAGCTTTTTCGAAGAGACAGGACGGTCGGACGCCGTGCTGCGGCCTCGCCTGAAGGTCATTCTCCTCGGCTCCATTCTAGCTGGGAAGTCGAGTTTGAGAAAATCTCTGGTGAACAATTCCCCGTTCCTGACAGACGTTGAAGCGAGAACTCACGGAGTGGAGCTGGAATCTGTCAAAGTGGAGGACATTGAACTTCTTCTGTACGACACAGGGGGGCACGAGGTTTACGCTCACACGTACAAGTTTTTCCTTGACGCAGCATCACTCCATGTTCTCACAATCAACCTCCGCCACTACTCTCGCAACAACTTCTTCAATGAAGTAGGTGGCTGGCTGGTCGCACTGGCGGCTCGAGTTCCCGGGGCCAACGTCCTTATAGTAGGGACCCATACAGACCTGTGCTCCATGGAAGACGTTCAGATGAAAAGCGAAGACATCTTGTTCCAGATACGGAAGATGGAACGCGACGGAGTACGAGAGCTGGAGAAGCAAATCGGTAGCATAGCTGACATACTTGACGAATCAACTGACAACGACGACATTGGAGACATTCCCTCTGACGGGTCCCTACAACAAAAGCAGAAACATCTCACTCATCTGTTGATCAACCGACTCAACATCATTCCAAACATGGTAACGATTAGTTCCAAGACGTTCTCTGGTATTCCTCACCTGAGAGAGAAACTGGTGGACATCGCGAAAAGCCGAAACATTTTTCCGAACATCTATCGGGAGATTCCGGCTTCGTGGTCGCGTTTGGAAGATGCCCTGGAAGCGAACAGGAGGACAAGCCCGGGAAGGGTGTACCTGACTGTGGCTGAGTTCGCCAGGATAGCGAAACAATCGGCAGAACTGAAAGGGAAGGATGCAATCAAAGCGGCTTTGACATACCTCGACTGTAGCGGCTCTCTGTTGTACAGTCCTGAAGTTGGCCCTTACGTTTTCCACAACCCCTTGCTTCTGATGGATGCATTCAAAATGGTCTTTGAGCATGAACCAGAAGAACTGCTTGATTTCGGCAACCCTGTGTTCAGCGAGTTCGGTCACTTCGACAAATTCAGCTTTGCCCGGGCAAAACGAGACTTTCTGGGGCAGGCTGTTCTGTCGCGAGACATGCTCAACTGTCTTTTGTCAATCTTGAAGGTAGATGCCGAGGTTGTGGACGCCCTGATCGGCCTCATGAAACTCTTCGGCCTCTGCTTCTCCATGCGACCTCGCAAGAACCAGGATTCTAACGAACTTCTCCGTTTCCCGTATTTCCTGCAAGATGAAACCTTTGAAGACTACCAAGAGAACTGGCCCGTAACGCTCCCTGTCGGGATGAAACAGATAGAGATAGAATTTCTGCTCCACAAGCTCTGTCCCCCGGGTCTGTTCGAAACGCTCTGCGCGAGGATCAACCCATACGCGATGTACCGGATCGACTGGGTCAACGGAGTCTATGGGCGAGCCGACGGGAGACACCTGTTGATCGTGCGGGAAATCCTGGACGACCACACCAGCGTGGCGATCGCCGTGCGAGGGGCGAGGGACGACGTGACCGGACTGTGGCGACTCCTGGTTCCGGTGCTGAACGAGATGGAGACTCTGCTCGGCAGCTGGCCAG GACTACGCTACGACCGTTTCGTGGTCTGTCCAGGATGTCTGGAGACCGGCATGCAGTACCCTCAGCGTCTGGACGGTGGCATTCTTAACCAGGCTCACGACAAGCGGACCGCCCGGATCGTGTGTCAGGGCTGCGACAACAAGGGAGAACACCTGGTGGATCCCGATCTACTCTTCCCACCGTCGTCAG GAGAACATGTAGAGGACTTCGACCTGTTCTTCTCCCTATGCTTTG AGCGACTTGAGAAGAAACCCAACAAAGCATCAACGAGGACCCCGAAACACGAAGGAGCGGCGGCAAAGAAGACAGCGCGTCGCCGTCATGACAGCGTACCGAAGACGTATGTTCTTCCGTCCTACATGTTTCTTGACGGCGACGACGACTTCATGACATTTGATGTGGACGTTGACATCAACGTCGATGAACCCCCGAATGTCGCCATCTCCACGTCATCAGGATCGACCACTGAATGGTCACACACGGAGGGTGACATAAGCGATGATGAACTATGGCACCCAGGGGAGGATCCGTTAAAGAACACGGGCACGACGGACCGCGTAGACTGCGGGCAGGAAACGGAAATGGCGTATGACCTCCATGGTATGTCGTTGAAAGCCACAAAAGACGCCAGTAGCCATGGCGACAGTTTTCTCAGCCTCAGCCTCCCAAGTTTGACGGACGACAAAGATGACGATTTCAGCTGCGAACCCATGGAGATGGCGTCGTCCACTGATGAAGAAAACGAAGCAGTGACACAGAACATTCAGAACTGGGACAACCTGTCCGTGCAGAGCTATGATGAGGCCATGGCGCCTTACTACGTGCCTTATGATGGTGACGTCCTCCATGACATGGACATCAGGCGCAGCGGCCACTACAGACCCAAGTGTCTGCTCATGTAA